A single genomic interval of Hevea brasiliensis isolate MT/VB/25A 57/8 chromosome 4, ASM3005281v1, whole genome shotgun sequence harbors:
- the LOC110664231 gene encoding cullin-1 isoform X3, with translation MATKDEKRRSREREYEEVLVVIKEMVNTLNTSLEGIETQPFNSEDYMRFYTAVYNITSPHPIREYSQELYDKYREICEEHLNSKVLPSLRGKRDQDLLQELVRKWANYKTMTRWLSRFFHYLERYFIPIRQLPSLQENSFIAFYNLVYGEINGQVRNTVISMVWSDTVTEFSEFSFLIESLDFILYVFMNFDLQINQERNGELIDQELVKSIVTIYVEMGIESMKYYEQDFEESLLKESAVFYSENASKWMQNEPYEDYMFMVEKCLKREKEIVSSYLQATTQKKILQVVENELVRKC, from the exons ATGGCCACTAAAGATGAAAAGAGGAGGTCAAGGGAAAGGGAGTACGAGGAAGTATTGGTGGTGATAAAAGAGATGGTTAATACTCTCAATACTTCTTTAGAAGGGATTGAAACTCAGCCTTTCAATTCTGAAGATTACATGCGATTCTATAC AGCAGTTTATAACATTACTAGCCCGCACCCAATCCGCGAGTATTCTCAGGAGTTATATGACAAATATAGGGAGATATGCGAAGAGCATCTAAATTCTAAG GTCTTGCCTTCTTTAAGAGGAAAGAGAGACCAAGATTTGTTGCAAGAATTGGTGAGAAAATGGGCAAATTACAAAACTATGACTCGATGGCTTTCAAGGTTCTTCCATTATCTCGAAAGATACTTCATTCCCATTCGACAACTCCCTTCACTTCAAGAAAACAGCTTCATAGCTTTCTATAACTTG GTGTACGGTGAAATAAATGGACAAGTAAGAAACACTGTTATATCTATGGTATGGTCAGACACTGTAACTGAGTTTTCTGAGTTCTCTTTCCTAATTGAATCACTCGACTTCATTCTATATGTATTTATGAACTTTGATCTTCAGATCAATCAGGAACGCAATGGAGAACTAATTGATCAGGAATTGGTGAAAAGTATTGTGACAATCTATGTAGAGATGGGAATAGAATCAATGAAATATTACGAGCAAGATTTTGAAGAATCACTGCTCAAGGAAAGTGCTGTATTTTATTCAGAAAATGCCTCTAAATGGATGCAGAATGAGCCCTATGAGGATTACATGTTCATG GTTGAAAAATGCTTGAAGCGTGAGAAAGAAATAGTTTCTTCTTACCTGCAAGCCACAACCCAAAAGAAGATACTTCAG GTTGTTGAAAATGAATTGGTCAGAAAATGCTAG
- the LOC110664215 gene encoding potassium transporter 5-like isoform X2, whose protein sequence is MAELEEERSSLEEQQQVQEQYGHKTSLAKQRSFDLEADGGSTYTDRQKADRGTILKLAFQCIGVAYGDLGTSPLYVLPGIFPDGIKNEEDIFGVLSLIIYSIIIIAFIKYVFIALAANDNGDGGTFALYSLICRHAKVNLIPNQQAEDREVSKYKLDLPKHSTKLASALKYSLESSLIIKYSLFFTTLIGVSMVLGDGILTPCISVLSAVGGIREAAPSLSQDAIMWISVVILILLFQVQRFGTDKVGYTFAPILVLWFAFIAFIGLFNFIKYDPGVIKAVNPWYIVKYFQRNKKKAWISIGGVILCLTGSEALFADLGHFNIRSIQLSSCAVLFPSVLLAYIGQCSYLRKNTEDVTDAFYKSIPKPMYWPQFVVAVLAAIIASQSLISASFSIVQQSVALGCFPRIKVVHTSAEHEGQVYVPEINTLLMLACVGVTLGFKNTLTIGNAYGIAVTFVFVITSSFLVLVMVMIWKTNIILIIIYVLTIGLIEVLFLSSTLYKFTDGGYLPLLFALIVVSIMFIWNYGYRKKYMYELENKIAMETLTDIVSDERIHRAEGLGLFYTHLVHGISPIFTHYVSHVQALHKVLVFVSIKSLPISRVPAEERFLFQRVKPGELVFQCIVRYGYKDSRKDQKTFEELLANQLKEFIEEDGRGEDRQRELALVDTALRDGFVYLMGECEVMAANGSTWVKKLTVDYLYNWLSRCVRQPDEVFLIPRKQLLKVGMTYDV, encoded by the exons ATGGCGGAGTTAGAAGAAGAAAGGTCGTCATTGGAAGAGCAACAACAAGTGCAAGAACAATATGGACATAAGACAAGCCTAGCTAAACAAAGATCATTCGATTTGGAGGCAGATGGAGGCAGCACTTATACTGATCGTCAG AAAGCAGATAGGGGAACGATCTTGAAGCTTGCGTTTCAATGCATTGGTGTTGCTTATGGTGATTTAGGTACATCTCCATTGTACGTTTTACCTGGAATTTTTCCTGATGGGATCAAGAACGAGGAGGATATCTTTGGAGTGCTTTCTTTGATTATTTACTCGATTATTATCATCGCCTTTATTAAGTACGTATTCATCGCTTTGGCTGCTAATGATAATGGCGATG GAGGAACCTTTGCACTTTATTCTCTTATATGTCGCCATGCCAAGGTCAATTTGATACCAAACCAGCAGGCTGAAGATAGAGAAGTGTCCAAATATAAATTGGATTTACCAAAGCATAGTACGAAGTTGGCTTCAGCTCTCAAATATTCACTTGAGAGTAGCCTTATAATCAAGTATTCTCTATTCTTCACAACCTTGATTGGAGTGTCCATGGTCCTTGGAGATGGAATTCTGACACCCTGCATATCTG TATTATCTGCTGTTGGAGGTATTAGGGAGGCCGCTCCTAGCCTTTCACAAGATGCAATCATGTGGATTTCAGTGGTGATTTTGATTCTATTGTTCCAAGTTCAGAGGTTTGGAACTGATAAAGTTGGCTATACTTTTGCTCCAATTCTAGTGCTATGGTTTGCTTTTATTGCGTTTATTGGGCTTTTCAACTTCATCAAGTATGACCCTGGTGTAATCAAGGCTGTCAATCCATGGTACATTGTCAAATATTTCCAGAGGAATAAGAAAAAAGCTTGGATTTCTATTGGAGGTGTCATTTTATGCCTCACAG ggtctGAAGCTTTGTTTGCTGATTTGGGCCACTTCAATATTCGATCAATTCAATTAAGCAGTTGTGCTGTACTCTTTCCCTCTGTCTTGCTAGCCTATATTGGCCAATGTTCCTATCTCCGTAAAAATACAGAAGATGTCACTGATGCCTTCTATAAATCAATCCCGA AACCAATGTATTGGCCGCAGTTTGTTGTGGCAGTATTGGCCGCCATCATTGCTAGTCAGTCATTAATCTCTGCATCTTTCTCTATCGTCCAACAATCTGTAGCACTCGGGTGTTTCCCCCGAATTAAGGTCGTGCATACATCTGCAGAACATGAAGGACAAGTTTATGTGCCTGAGATCAACACTCTTTTGATGTTGGCCTGTGTTGGTGTCACCCTTGGCTTCAAAAACACTTTGACGATTGGCAATGCATATG GAATTGCTGTAACATTTGTTTTCGTGATTACATCTTCGTTTCTTGTTCTTGTTATGGTTATGATATGGAAAACAAATATCATCCTCATAATCATCTATGTCCTAACCATAGGTCTCATTGAAGTGTTATTTTTGAGCTCTACATTGTACAAGTTCACTGATGGAGGGTACCTTCCTTTACTATTTGCCTTGATTGTGGTCTCCATTATGTTCATATGGAACTATGGCTACAGGAAGAAGTATATGTACGAGCTGGAAAATAAAATTGCAATGGAAACACTTACTGATATAGTATCTGATGAGAGGATCCATCGAGCAGAAGGCCTGGGTTTATTCTATACTCATCTTGTTCACGGCATATCTCCCATATTCACTCATTATGTGTCGCATGTCCAAGCCTTGCATAAAGTTCTTGTATTTGTTTCAATCAAGTCACTGCCCATCAGTAGAGTTCCAGCTGAGGAACGGTTCTTGTTTCAACGAGTAAAGCCTGGGGAGTTGGTTTTCCAATGTATAGTGAGGTATGGATACAAGGATTCAAGAAAGGATCAGAAGACATTTGAGGAGTTGCTAGCAAATCAGTTGAAGGAATTCATTGAGGAAGATGGCAGGGGAGAAGACAGGCAAAGGGAATTGGCATTGGTAGATACTGCTTTGAGAGATGGTTTTGTTTATTTGATGGGTGAATGTGAGGTGATGGCCGCGAATGGATCTACCTGGGTTAAGAAATTGACTGTGGACTACCTCTACAATTGGTTAAGTAGATGTGTGAGGCAACCAGATGAAGTTTTCTTGATTCCTCGTAAGCAATTACTCAAAGTGGGAATGACTTACGATGTTTAG
- the LOC110664231 gene encoding cullin-1 isoform X2 — protein MATKDEKRRSREREYEEVLVVIKEMVNTLNTSLEGIETQPFNSEDYMRFYTAVYNITSPHPIREYSQELYDKYREICEEHLNSKVLPSLRGKRDQDLLQELVRKWANYKTMTRWLSRFFHYLERYFIPIRQLPSLQENSFIAFYNLVYGEINGQVRNTVISMVWSDTVTEFSEFSFLIESLDFILYVFMNFDLQINQERNGELIDQELVKSIVTIYVEMGIESMKYYEQDFEESLLKESAVFYSENASKWMQNEPYEDYMFMVEKCLKREKEIVSSYLQATTQKKILQQVVENELVRKC, from the exons ATGGCCACTAAAGATGAAAAGAGGAGGTCAAGGGAAAGGGAGTACGAGGAAGTATTGGTGGTGATAAAAGAGATGGTTAATACTCTCAATACTTCTTTAGAAGGGATTGAAACTCAGCCTTTCAATTCTGAAGATTACATGCGATTCTATAC AGCAGTTTATAACATTACTAGCCCGCACCCAATCCGCGAGTATTCTCAGGAGTTATATGACAAATATAGGGAGATATGCGAAGAGCATCTAAATTCTAAG GTCTTGCCTTCTTTAAGAGGAAAGAGAGACCAAGATTTGTTGCAAGAATTGGTGAGAAAATGGGCAAATTACAAAACTATGACTCGATGGCTTTCAAGGTTCTTCCATTATCTCGAAAGATACTTCATTCCCATTCGACAACTCCCTTCACTTCAAGAAAACAGCTTCATAGCTTTCTATAACTTG GTGTACGGTGAAATAAATGGACAAGTAAGAAACACTGTTATATCTATGGTATGGTCAGACACTGTAACTGAGTTTTCTGAGTTCTCTTTCCTAATTGAATCACTCGACTTCATTCTATATGTATTTATGAACTTTGATCTTCAGATCAATCAGGAACGCAATGGAGAACTAATTGATCAGGAATTGGTGAAAAGTATTGTGACAATCTATGTAGAGATGGGAATAGAATCAATGAAATATTACGAGCAAGATTTTGAAGAATCACTGCTCAAGGAAAGTGCTGTATTTTATTCAGAAAATGCCTCTAAATGGATGCAGAATGAGCCCTATGAGGATTACATGTTCATG GTTGAAAAATGCTTGAAGCGTGAGAAAGAAATAGTTTCTTCTTACCTGCAAGCCACAACCCAAAAGAAGATACTTCAG CAGGTTGTTGAAAATGAATTGGTCAGAAAATGCTAG
- the LOC110664231 gene encoding cullin-1 isoform X4 — MATKDEKRRSREREYEEVLVVIKEMVNTLNTSLEGIETQPFNSEDYMRFYTAVYNITSPHPIREYSQELYDKYREICEEHLNSKVLPSLRGKRDQDLLQELVRKWANYKTMTRWLSRFFHYLERYFIPIRQLPSLQENSFIAFYNLVYGEINGQVRNTVISMVWSDTVTEFSEFSFLIESLDFILYVFMNFDLQINQERNGELIDQELVKSIVTIYVEMGIESMKYYEQDFEESLLKESAVFYSENASKWMQNEPYEDYMFMVEKCLKREKEIVSSYLQATTQKKILQVWSVTSGC, encoded by the exons ATGGCCACTAAAGATGAAAAGAGGAGGTCAAGGGAAAGGGAGTACGAGGAAGTATTGGTGGTGATAAAAGAGATGGTTAATACTCTCAATACTTCTTTAGAAGGGATTGAAACTCAGCCTTTCAATTCTGAAGATTACATGCGATTCTATAC AGCAGTTTATAACATTACTAGCCCGCACCCAATCCGCGAGTATTCTCAGGAGTTATATGACAAATATAGGGAGATATGCGAAGAGCATCTAAATTCTAAG GTCTTGCCTTCTTTAAGAGGAAAGAGAGACCAAGATTTGTTGCAAGAATTGGTGAGAAAATGGGCAAATTACAAAACTATGACTCGATGGCTTTCAAGGTTCTTCCATTATCTCGAAAGATACTTCATTCCCATTCGACAACTCCCTTCACTTCAAGAAAACAGCTTCATAGCTTTCTATAACTTG GTGTACGGTGAAATAAATGGACAAGTAAGAAACACTGTTATATCTATGGTATGGTCAGACACTGTAACTGAGTTTTCTGAGTTCTCTTTCCTAATTGAATCACTCGACTTCATTCTATATGTATTTATGAACTTTGATCTTCAGATCAATCAGGAACGCAATGGAGAACTAATTGATCAGGAATTGGTGAAAAGTATTGTGACAATCTATGTAGAGATGGGAATAGAATCAATGAAATATTACGAGCAAGATTTTGAAGAATCACTGCTCAAGGAAAGTGCTGTATTTTATTCAGAAAATGCCTCTAAATGGATGCAGAATGAGCCCTATGAGGATTACATGTTCATG GTTGAAAAATGCTTGAAGCGTGAGAAAGAAATAGTTTCTTCTTACCTGCAAGCCACAACCCAAAAGAAGATACTTCAGGTCTGGTCAGTTACTT CAGGTTGTTGA
- the LOC110664215 gene encoding potassium transporter 5-like isoform X1, with protein MAELEEERSSLEEQQQVQEQYGHKTSLAKQRSFDLEADGGSTYTDRQKADRGTILKLAFQCIGVAYGDLGTSPLYVLPGIFPDGIKNEEDIFGVLSLIIYSIIIIAFIKYVFIALAANDNGDGGTFALYSLICRHAKVNLIPNQQAEDREVSKYKLDLPKHSTKLASALKYSLESSLIIKYSLFFTTLIGVSMVLGDGILTPCISVLSAVGGIREAAPSLSQDAIMWISVVILILLFQVQRFGTDKVGYTFAPILVLWFAFIAFIGLFNFIKYDPGVIKAVNPWYIVKYFQRNKKKAWISIGGVILCLTGSEALFADLGHFNIRSIQLSSCAVLFPSVLLAYIGQCSYLRKNTEDVTDAFYKSIPSKYVVTRHDLYQCLFRVFIDAEPMYWPQFVVAVLAAIIASQSLISASFSIVQQSVALGCFPRIKVVHTSAEHEGQVYVPEINTLLMLACVGVTLGFKNTLTIGNAYGIAVTFVFVITSSFLVLVMVMIWKTNIILIIIYVLTIGLIEVLFLSSTLYKFTDGGYLPLLFALIVVSIMFIWNYGYRKKYMYELENKIAMETLTDIVSDERIHRAEGLGLFYTHLVHGISPIFTHYVSHVQALHKVLVFVSIKSLPISRVPAEERFLFQRVKPGELVFQCIVRYGYKDSRKDQKTFEELLANQLKEFIEEDGRGEDRQRELALVDTALRDGFVYLMGECEVMAANGSTWVKKLTVDYLYNWLSRCVRQPDEVFLIPRKQLLKVGMTYDV; from the exons ATGGCGGAGTTAGAAGAAGAAAGGTCGTCATTGGAAGAGCAACAACAAGTGCAAGAACAATATGGACATAAGACAAGCCTAGCTAAACAAAGATCATTCGATTTGGAGGCAGATGGAGGCAGCACTTATACTGATCGTCAG AAAGCAGATAGGGGAACGATCTTGAAGCTTGCGTTTCAATGCATTGGTGTTGCTTATGGTGATTTAGGTACATCTCCATTGTACGTTTTACCTGGAATTTTTCCTGATGGGATCAAGAACGAGGAGGATATCTTTGGAGTGCTTTCTTTGATTATTTACTCGATTATTATCATCGCCTTTATTAAGTACGTATTCATCGCTTTGGCTGCTAATGATAATGGCGATG GAGGAACCTTTGCACTTTATTCTCTTATATGTCGCCATGCCAAGGTCAATTTGATACCAAACCAGCAGGCTGAAGATAGAGAAGTGTCCAAATATAAATTGGATTTACCAAAGCATAGTACGAAGTTGGCTTCAGCTCTCAAATATTCACTTGAGAGTAGCCTTATAATCAAGTATTCTCTATTCTTCACAACCTTGATTGGAGTGTCCATGGTCCTTGGAGATGGAATTCTGACACCCTGCATATCTG TATTATCTGCTGTTGGAGGTATTAGGGAGGCCGCTCCTAGCCTTTCACAAGATGCAATCATGTGGATTTCAGTGGTGATTTTGATTCTATTGTTCCAAGTTCAGAGGTTTGGAACTGATAAAGTTGGCTATACTTTTGCTCCAATTCTAGTGCTATGGTTTGCTTTTATTGCGTTTATTGGGCTTTTCAACTTCATCAAGTATGACCCTGGTGTAATCAAGGCTGTCAATCCATGGTACATTGTCAAATATTTCCAGAGGAATAAGAAAAAAGCTTGGATTTCTATTGGAGGTGTCATTTTATGCCTCACAG ggtctGAAGCTTTGTTTGCTGATTTGGGCCACTTCAATATTCGATCAATTCAATTAAGCAGTTGTGCTGTACTCTTTCCCTCTGTCTTGCTAGCCTATATTGGCCAATGTTCCTATCTCCGTAAAAATACAGAAGATGTCACTGATGCCTTCTATAAATCAATCCCGAGTAAGTATGTTGTTACTAGACATGACTTATATCAGTGCTTATTCCGAGTTTTTATTGATGCAGAACCAATGTATTGGCCGCAGTTTGTTGTGGCAGTATTGGCCGCCATCATTGCTAGTCAGTCATTAATCTCTGCATCTTTCTCTATCGTCCAACAATCTGTAGCACTCGGGTGTTTCCCCCGAATTAAGGTCGTGCATACATCTGCAGAACATGAAGGACAAGTTTATGTGCCTGAGATCAACACTCTTTTGATGTTGGCCTGTGTTGGTGTCACCCTTGGCTTCAAAAACACTTTGACGATTGGCAATGCATATG GAATTGCTGTAACATTTGTTTTCGTGATTACATCTTCGTTTCTTGTTCTTGTTATGGTTATGATATGGAAAACAAATATCATCCTCATAATCATCTATGTCCTAACCATAGGTCTCATTGAAGTGTTATTTTTGAGCTCTACATTGTACAAGTTCACTGATGGAGGGTACCTTCCTTTACTATTTGCCTTGATTGTGGTCTCCATTATGTTCATATGGAACTATGGCTACAGGAAGAAGTATATGTACGAGCTGGAAAATAAAATTGCAATGGAAACACTTACTGATATAGTATCTGATGAGAGGATCCATCGAGCAGAAGGCCTGGGTTTATTCTATACTCATCTTGTTCACGGCATATCTCCCATATTCACTCATTATGTGTCGCATGTCCAAGCCTTGCATAAAGTTCTTGTATTTGTTTCAATCAAGTCACTGCCCATCAGTAGAGTTCCAGCTGAGGAACGGTTCTTGTTTCAACGAGTAAAGCCTGGGGAGTTGGTTTTCCAATGTATAGTGAGGTATGGATACAAGGATTCAAGAAAGGATCAGAAGACATTTGAGGAGTTGCTAGCAAATCAGTTGAAGGAATTCATTGAGGAAGATGGCAGGGGAGAAGACAGGCAAAGGGAATTGGCATTGGTAGATACTGCTTTGAGAGATGGTTTTGTTTATTTGATGGGTGAATGTGAGGTGATGGCCGCGAATGGATCTACCTGGGTTAAGAAATTGACTGTGGACTACCTCTACAATTGGTTAAGTAGATGTGTGAGGCAACCAGATGAAGTTTTCTTGATTCCTCGTAAGCAATTACTCAAAGTGGGAATGACTTACGATGTTTAG
- the LOC110664231 gene encoding cullin-1 isoform X1, which produces MATKDEKRRSREREYEEVLVVIKEMVNTLNTSLEGIETQPFNSEDYMRFYTAVYNITSPHPIREYSQELYDKYREICEEHLNSKVLPSLRGKRDQDLLQELVRKWANYKTMTRWLSRFFHYLERYFIPIRQLPSLQENSFIAFYNLVYGEINGQVRNTVISMVWSDTVTEFSEFSFLIESLDFILYVFMNFDLQINQERNGELIDQELVKSIVTIYVEMGIESMKYYEQDFEESLLKESAVFYSENASKWMQNEPYEDYMFMVEKCLKREKEIVSSYLQATTQKKILQVWSVTSNVWKCEFLASESQCQTGG; this is translated from the exons ATGGCCACTAAAGATGAAAAGAGGAGGTCAAGGGAAAGGGAGTACGAGGAAGTATTGGTGGTGATAAAAGAGATGGTTAATACTCTCAATACTTCTTTAGAAGGGATTGAAACTCAGCCTTTCAATTCTGAAGATTACATGCGATTCTATAC AGCAGTTTATAACATTACTAGCCCGCACCCAATCCGCGAGTATTCTCAGGAGTTATATGACAAATATAGGGAGATATGCGAAGAGCATCTAAATTCTAAG GTCTTGCCTTCTTTAAGAGGAAAGAGAGACCAAGATTTGTTGCAAGAATTGGTGAGAAAATGGGCAAATTACAAAACTATGACTCGATGGCTTTCAAGGTTCTTCCATTATCTCGAAAGATACTTCATTCCCATTCGACAACTCCCTTCACTTCAAGAAAACAGCTTCATAGCTTTCTATAACTTG GTGTACGGTGAAATAAATGGACAAGTAAGAAACACTGTTATATCTATGGTATGGTCAGACACTGTAACTGAGTTTTCTGAGTTCTCTTTCCTAATTGAATCACTCGACTTCATTCTATATGTATTTATGAACTTTGATCTTCAGATCAATCAGGAACGCAATGGAGAACTAATTGATCAGGAATTGGTGAAAAGTATTGTGACAATCTATGTAGAGATGGGAATAGAATCAATGAAATATTACGAGCAAGATTTTGAAGAATCACTGCTCAAGGAAAGTGCTGTATTTTATTCAGAAAATGCCTCTAAATGGATGCAGAATGAGCCCTATGAGGATTACATGTTCATG GTTGAAAAATGCTTGAAGCGTGAGAAAGAAATAGTTTCTTCTTACCTGCAAGCCACAACCCAAAAGAAGATACTTCAGGTCTGGTCAGTTACTTCTAACGTTTGGAAATGTGAATTTTTGGCTTCTGAATCTCAATGCCAAACAGGGGGCTAG
- the LOC110664231 gene encoding cullin-1 isoform X5 has protein sequence MATKDEKRRSREREYEEVLVVIKEMVNTLNTSLEGIETQPFNSEDYMRFYTAVYNITSPHPIREYSQELYDKYREICEEHLNSKVLPSLRGKRDQDLLQELVRKWANYKTMTRWLSRFFHYLERYFIPIRQLPSLQENSFIAFYNLVYGEINGQVRNTVISMINQERNGELIDQELVKSIVTIYVEMGIESMKYYEQDFEESLLKESAVFYSENASKWMQNEPYEDYMFMVEKCLKREKEIVSSYLQATTQKKILQVWSVTSNVWKCEFLASESQCQTGG, from the exons ATGGCCACTAAAGATGAAAAGAGGAGGTCAAGGGAAAGGGAGTACGAGGAAGTATTGGTGGTGATAAAAGAGATGGTTAATACTCTCAATACTTCTTTAGAAGGGATTGAAACTCAGCCTTTCAATTCTGAAGATTACATGCGATTCTATAC AGCAGTTTATAACATTACTAGCCCGCACCCAATCCGCGAGTATTCTCAGGAGTTATATGACAAATATAGGGAGATATGCGAAGAGCATCTAAATTCTAAG GTCTTGCCTTCTTTAAGAGGAAAGAGAGACCAAGATTTGTTGCAAGAATTGGTGAGAAAATGGGCAAATTACAAAACTATGACTCGATGGCTTTCAAGGTTCTTCCATTATCTCGAAAGATACTTCATTCCCATTCGACAACTCCCTTCACTTCAAGAAAACAGCTTCATAGCTTTCTATAACTTG GTGTACGGTGAAATAAATGGACAAGTAAGAAACACTGTTATATCTATG ATCAATCAGGAACGCAATGGAGAACTAATTGATCAGGAATTGGTGAAAAGTATTGTGACAATCTATGTAGAGATGGGAATAGAATCAATGAAATATTACGAGCAAGATTTTGAAGAATCACTGCTCAAGGAAAGTGCTGTATTTTATTCAGAAAATGCCTCTAAATGGATGCAGAATGAGCCCTATGAGGATTACATGTTCATG GTTGAAAAATGCTTGAAGCGTGAGAAAGAAATAGTTTCTTCTTACCTGCAAGCCACAACCCAAAAGAAGATACTTCAGGTCTGGTCAGTTACTTCTAACGTTTGGAAATGTGAATTTTTGGCTTCTGAATCTCAATGCCAAACAGGGGGCTAG